One part of the Microbacterium saperdae genome encodes these proteins:
- a CDS encoding ion channel, whose translation MTAPARRDRARRRIVARLSADGARSIGYAAILALLVVSYWLCASQRSTDPNPIAFLLILVTVAVVFRVTDTRAFVQHIAWAVLSVAGLATIVATLLGAEGHTLDVVLSAASMVALLIAPAVIIGHQATRRGLNLEALLAAITAYVLVGLFFAFVLNLLSQLSATPTFDATDGDSLANQVFFSFTTLTTTGYGNLVPVSTGAQTIAVSEAITGQFFLITAVARIMRGATGPTTARDALRTPKETP comes from the coding sequence GTGACCGCTCCCGCCCGGCGCGACCGCGCTCGACGGCGGATCGTCGCACGCCTCAGCGCCGACGGGGCGCGCAGCATCGGATACGCGGCCATCCTCGCCCTCCTCGTCGTGTCCTACTGGTTGTGTGCGAGTCAGCGCAGCACCGACCCCAATCCGATCGCCTTCCTCCTGATCCTCGTCACGGTCGCCGTGGTGTTCCGCGTCACGGATACGCGCGCGTTCGTGCAGCACATCGCGTGGGCGGTGCTGTCGGTCGCGGGGCTCGCGACGATCGTGGCGACCCTCCTCGGCGCCGAGGGCCACACACTCGATGTCGTGCTCTCCGCCGCGTCGATGGTCGCGCTCCTGATCGCGCCCGCCGTGATCATCGGTCACCAGGCCACCCGTCGCGGGCTCAATCTCGAAGCCCTGCTCGCTGCGATCACGGCGTACGTCCTCGTCGGGCTGTTCTTCGCCTTCGTGCTGAACCTGCTCTCACAGCTCTCCGCGACGCCGACGTTCGACGCGACCGACGGCGATTCGCTCGCGAACCAGGTGTTCTTCTCGTTCACCACGCTCACGACCACGGGCTACGGAAACCTCGTTCCCGTCAGCACCGGCGCCCAGACCATCGCGGTCTCCGAGGCGATCACCGGGCAGTTCTTCCTCATCACGGCCGTCGCGCGCATCATGCGCGGCGCGACCGGCCCGACCACGGCACGCGATGCGCTGCGCACACCGAAGGAGACGCCATGA